A region of the Stutzerimonas stutzeri genome:
GATCAAGTCGAGATTCCGCAGACCGACGTCGAAGTCGACGATGACGGTCCTGTGGCCGCGCAACGCGAGGCCGGTGCCGATGGCGGCGCTGGTGGTGGTTTTACCAACGCCACCTTTGCCGGAAGTGACTACGATGATCTTGGCCAAGGTGATTCACCCTAAAAATTAAAAAATCGGGACCTTCCGCTGATTTCGGCGTCAGGATTGCCCGTTTGGTCCTTGAAAATTCGCGGCAGTATCCGTTAAAGGCGGGTGATGTTCAACACATCGCCAGAGAGGCTGATCTGTACTGCTTCAGCCCAGAGAGGATCGCGTCGCAGGTCCTCGGCGACCTTGTATTGGCCGGCGATGGAAACCATTTCCGCTGCGAGTTGCTGGCAGAAGATGCGTGCCGTGGTGTCGCCTTTGATGCCCGCGAGGGCGCGACCGCGGAGCGGACCGTACACATGGATGTTTCCATCGGCGAGAAGTTCCGCACCCGGACTCACGGGAGCGAGGACGATCAGGTCGCCACCCTGCGCATACACCTGCTGGCCGCCGCGAATTGGCGTGGTAACGACTCGGGTAGGGCGATAGACCGGTTCAGCGGGTTTAGCCGGGATTTTCGAATTCAGATCGACCTGGCGTTCACGTGCGCCGGAGGGCGGTAGCACAGGCAGGTCGAGCACTGCCGCCGCTTCTAGATGTGTGGGGTCGCTAGCCCGCAGTGCCAGTGTGCGCAGGCGGTGCTTGCGGCAGAGGCTGACCAGCGCAGCGATATCGATCTCGCGGGCGGACTCCGGCAGCTTGTCCAGTGCCAGTACCAGCGGGGTGTTATTGAAGAAGTCCGGCGCTTGCTCGACTTTGGCCGCAAGTTGCTCGTCGAGACGCTCGATGTCGTTACTCGCGAGCTCCAGCACGGTGATGGCGAGCATGCTGCCCTTGAGCTGAAAGGCTGGGGACTGATCGGTGAGGTCGGCTTGGCTCATGGTCTGTCTGCTGCGGTAAATGGCGAGGACTTATAGCGGGGAGCGCCGCCGCCTGCAACCCGGCAAGGGCCTGCGGAACGATCACTGGTGCGTCGAGGTTCGGTCAATGCGGGCATTTGCCGGTAGAATGCGCCGCTTCATAGGCTGTTGAGCTATTCATGGACCGTCCTCAGTTTCGTGCGTACTTCCTGCATCCGCGCTTCTGGCCGCTGTGGCTGGGCCTGGGATTGCTATGGCTGCTGGTTCAGTTGCCTTATCCGCTGCTGCTGAAACTGGGGCGTGGTCTCGGCGCACTGATGTTCCGTTTCGCCGGTTCGCGGCGTTACATCGCCCGGCGCAATCTGGAGCTGTGTTTTCCAGAACTCAGCCAGGAGCAGCGCGAACGACTGCTGCATGAGAATTTCGCTTCCAACGGCATTGCCTTCTTCGAGATGGCGATGAGTTGGTGGTGGCCGCAGGCGCGCCTGCAGCGTCTGGCCCGGATCGAAGGGCTGGAGCATCTGCAACAGGCCCAGGCGGCGGGGCAGGGCGTAATCCTGATGGCGCTGCATTTCACCACCCTGGAAATCGGCGCGGCGCTGCTAGGCCAACGGCACACCATCGACGGCATGTACCGCCAGCATAAGAATCCGGTGTTCGACTTCGTCCAGCGCCGCGGGCGCGAACGGCACAACCTCGACGCGAGTGCAATCGAGCGCGAGGACGTACGCGCCATGCTCAAGGTTCTGCGGGCTGGTCGCGCCATCTGGTATGCGCCGGATCAGGACTATGGGCGCAAGCAGAGCTTGTTCGTACCGCTGTTCGGCATCCAGGCAGCTACGGTGACCGCCACCACTAAGTTCGCTCGACTGGGCAGGGCCAAGGTCGTGCCGTTCACCCAGGAACGCCTGGCTGACGGCTCGGGCTATCGGTTGGTGATCCATCCGCCGCTTGAGGACTTTCCCGGCGAGAGTGAAGAAGCCGATTGCCTGCGGATCAATCAGTGGATCGAGGAGGCGGTCAGTGCTTTGCCGGAGCAATACCTTTGGGCACATCGCCGTTTCAAGACCCGCCCGCTTGGTGAGCCTGGCCTTTATAAGAAACGCAGGAAGCGATAGGCCGGTCAGCAGGCCACGCTGGTGGCGCGCGCCGATCTGCTCCGGTCAGGCCAGTGTCCCATCGCGAAAATCCCGCAGCGCTTGCTCGACCTCCTCGCGGCTATTCA
Encoded here:
- the minC gene encoding septum site-determining protein MinC → MSQADLTDQSPAFQLKGSMLAITVLELASNDIERLDEQLAAKVEQAPDFFNNTPLVLALDKLPESAREIDIAALVSLCRKHRLRTLALRASDPTHLEAAAVLDLPVLPPSGARERQVDLNSKIPAKPAEPVYRPTRVVTTPIRGGQQVYAQGGDLIVLAPVSPGAELLADGNIHVYGPLRGRALAGIKGDTTARIFCQQLAAEMVSIAGQYKVAEDLRRDPLWAEAVQISLSGDVLNITRL
- a CDS encoding lipid A biosynthesis lauroyl acyltransferase, with product MDRPQFRAYFLHPRFWPLWLGLGLLWLLVQLPYPLLLKLGRGLGALMFRFAGSRRYIARRNLELCFPELSQEQRERLLHENFASNGIAFFEMAMSWWWPQARLQRLARIEGLEHLQQAQAAGQGVILMALHFTTLEIGAALLGQRHTIDGMYRQHKNPVFDFVQRRGRERHNLDASAIEREDVRAMLKVLRAGRAIWYAPDQDYGRKQSLFVPLFGIQAATVTATTKFARLGRAKVVPFTQERLADGSGYRLVIHPPLEDFPGESEEADCLRINQWIEEAVSALPEQYLWAHRRFKTRPLGEPGLYKKRRKR